A section of the Malus sylvestris chromosome 17, drMalSylv7.2, whole genome shotgun sequence genome encodes:
- the LOC126612187 gene encoding phosphoinositide phosphatase SAC2-like, whose product MNSETGQLPPNRVDPEQPNSCFLQKFKLYETRSNFYLIGRDKSRTFWRILKIDRLDPSELNILEDPATYSDNECYDLLKRIHEGNKPMGGLKFITVCYGIVGFVKFLGPYYMILITKRRKIGAICGHTIYAISKSEMIPVPNPAVRSKLANSKNDENRYKKLLCSVDLTKDFFFSYSYNVMSSLQKNLCDNQTGPPLYETMFVWNEYLTRGIRYCLKNTLWTVALVYGFFKQVDLSVSGRDFKLTLIARRSRHFAGTRYLKRGVNEKGRVANDVETEQLVIEDAPEGCPVRISSVVQHRGSIPLFWSQETSRLNIKPDIILSRKDHNYEATRLHFENLVQRYGDPIIIVNLIKTNEKKPRETILRAEFSHAIRFINRSLPKESRLRFLHWDLHHHARSKATNVLGHLGKVATYALGLTGIFYCQVTPNLRPVGLSGFEKNDDVDDCLSHSCSSKDEDADSRETEISNGSDGDDASMNCNVTPMMFQKGVLRTNCIDCLDRTNVAQYCFGLVALGHQLHALGFIESPDIDLDNPLAEDLMRVYETMGDVLALQYGGSAAHNKIFSETRGQWKAATQSQEFFRTLQRFYSNAYVDSVKQDAINVFLGYFQPQPGKPQLWELNSDQHNNVGRSFIKRSLSEGHILGESDSPMTSTEVVQSQPLSEIAQGSNRAISESAPVISTCESDISACRFTPSMPRKQIFCGLQEDECLQSDHIIYDEHDDDCNLSNILDVDWLSSSGNSCEEICGRSMTSLSSENLVNGPRVETRTSASESGSMRKGKEQCEAEVTRDNMTTPYSAGFMNWVANGELLFL is encoded by the exons ATGAACTCCGAGACAGGGCAGCTCCCACCTAACCGGGTCGACCCGGAACAACCCAATTCTTGCTTTTTACAGAAGTTCAAGCTCTATGAAACTCGCTCG AATTTTTATTTGATAGGAAGGGACAAAAGCAGAAccttttggaggattttaaagatTGACAGATTGGATCCATCGGAGTTAAACATTCTTGAAGATCCTGCAACATACTCGGATAATGAGTGCTATGACCTCCTGAAACGGATACATGAAGGAAACAAGCCGATGGGTGGACTTAAATTTATCACTGTTTGTTACGGAATCGTTG GGTTCGTGAAATTTTTGGGACCTTATTACATGATACTTATtacaaaaagaaggaaaattggTGCAATTTGTGGCCATACGATCTATGCAATTTCCAAGAGCGAGATGATTCCAGTTCCAAACCCTGCCGTGCGGTCAAAATTGGCCAATTCTAAGAATGATGAGAACAG ATACAAGAAGCTCCTATGCTCGGTGGACCTCACAAAGGACTTCTTTTTCAGCTATTCATACAATGTTATGTCTAGTCTACAAAAGAACTTATGTGATAATCAGACAGGACCTCCCCTTTATGAAACAATGTTTGTTTGGAATGAGTATTTGACGCGTGGAATCCGATATTGTCTGAAGAATACTCTATGGACAGTTGCCTTAGTGTATGGATTCTTTAAACAG GTCGATCTTTCTGTATCTGGCAGGGATTTCAAGTTGACCCTCATTGCCAGACGTTCACGTCACTTTGCTGGCACCAG ATATCTAAAGCGAGGTGTAAATGAGAAAGGTAGAGTAGCTAATGATGTTGAGACAGAACAGCTTGTTATTGAAGATGCTCCTGAAGGATGCCCAGTGCGAATAAGTTCTGTTGTGCAGCACCGAGGCTCAATTCCCCTTTTCTGGTCTCAGGAAACCTCTCGACTAAATATCAAACCTGATATAATAT TATCAAGGAAGGATCATAATTACGAGGCCACAAGACTTCATTTTGAAAATCTTGTCCAGAGATATGGAGACCCAATAATTATTGTGAATCTGATTAAG ACAAATGAGAAGAAGCCTCGAGAAACTATTCTCCGTGCAGAGTTTTCACATGCTATCAGATTTATTAATAGGAGTTTACCAAAAGAGAGCCGCCTGAGGTTTCTCCATTGGGATCTGCACCATCATGCCAGAAG CAAAGCTACCAATGTATTGGGACACCTCGGAAAAGTGGCTACTTATGCGTTGGGATTGACTGGAATCTTCTACTGTCAAGTAACCCCCAATTTAAGGCCTGTGGGATTATCTGGCTTTGA GAAAAATGATGATGTCGATGACTGCTTGTCGCATAGCTGTTCAAGTAAAGATGAGGATGCTGATAGTCGAGAAACAGAGATTAGCAATGGCAGTGATGGGGATGATGCAAGCATGAATTGCAATGTCACACCCATGATGTTTCAGAAAGGAGTCCTGAGAACCAATTGCATAGACTGTTTAGATCGCACAAACGTTGCCCAATATTGTTTTGGGCTAGTTGCTCTTGGACATCAGCTTCATGCTTTAGGATTTATAGAATCTCCGGATATTGATCTGGATAACCCTCTGGCTGAGGACTTGATGAGAGTTTATGAGACAATGGGAGACGTACTTGCACTACAATATGGCGGCTCTGCAGCTCATAACAAG ATATTCTCTGAGACTAGAGGCCAGTGGAAGGCAGCAACTCAGTCCCAGGAGTTCTTTAGAACTCTACAGCGGTTTTACAGTAATGCCTACGTGGATAGTGTGAAACAAGATGCTATTAATGT ATTCCTAGGGTACTTTCAACCACAACCTGGTAAACCACAACTGTGGGAATTGAATTCGGATCAACACAACAATGTTGGGAG GTCGTTTATCAAAAGGTCACTATCCGAGGGCCATATTCTCGGTGAAAGTGATTCCCCTATGACAAGTACAGAAGTTGTGCAAAGTCAACCTTTGTCTGAAATTGCACAAGGAAGTAACAGAGCGATTTCAGAGTCCGCACCAGTAATCTCAACTTGTGAAAGTGATATATCCGCTTGCAG GTTTACTCCCTCAATGCCTCGCAAGCAGATTTTCTGTGGGTTGCAAGAAGACGAATGCCTCCAGAGTGATCATATCATTTATGATGAACATGACGATGATTgcaacttgtcaaatattctgGATGTGGACTGGTTGTCCTCATCAGGAAATTCTTGTGAAGAAATATGTGGAAG GTCTATGACCAGCCTTTCATCGGAGAATCTTGTGAACGGACCAAGGGTTGAAACAAGAACATCTGCAAGTGAATCTGGATCCATGAGAAAG